From a single Sinorhizobium sp. RAC02 genomic region:
- the cysW gene encoding sulfate ABC transporter permease subunit CysW → MTMVHNRKGKPPRVGDNTVFRRSLLGIVLVFVGLMIVAPLVVIAVEAFSRGVVYFAESIADPDTRHAILLTVITALIAVPINTAFGVAAAWAITKHDFRGKRLLTVIIELPFSVSPIVAGVAYLFVYGLQGLFGPVLQSMEIKILFALPGIVLASMFVTAPFVARELIPLMQAQGRDLEEAATSLGASGWRTFFSVTLPNIKWALLYGVVLCNSRVMGEFGAVSVVSGNIRGQTNTLPLHIELLYHDYNAAGSFAAASILACLAIVTLVVKVALERQGAGRVQRPAALAGADSIIPEVKP, encoded by the coding sequence CTGACCATGGTGCACAACAGAAAAGGCAAGCCGCCGCGGGTGGGCGACAACACGGTCTTCCGCCGTTCGCTGCTCGGCATCGTGCTCGTGTTCGTCGGGTTGATGATCGTCGCGCCGCTGGTCGTCATCGCGGTCGAGGCGTTTTCGCGCGGTGTAGTCTATTTCGCCGAGTCGATTGCCGATCCGGATACGCGCCACGCCATCCTGCTGACGGTCATCACCGCGCTTATCGCCGTGCCGATCAACACGGCCTTCGGTGTGGCGGCCGCCTGGGCGATCACCAAACACGATTTCCGTGGCAAGCGGCTGCTCACCGTCATTATCGAGCTGCCCTTCTCGGTTTCGCCGATTGTCGCGGGTGTGGCCTATCTCTTCGTCTATGGCTTGCAGGGGCTGTTCGGTCCGGTGCTACAATCGATGGAGATCAAGATCCTCTTCGCGCTGCCCGGCATCGTGCTCGCCAGCATGTTCGTGACGGCACCTTTCGTGGCGCGCGAGCTGATTCCGCTGATGCAGGCGCAGGGGCGTGACCTCGAAGAGGCGGCGACATCGCTCGGGGCGAGCGGCTGGCGGACCTTCTTCTCCGTGACATTGCCGAACATCAAATGGGCGCTGCTCTATGGCGTCGTGCTCTGCAATTCACGTGTCATGGGCGAGTTCGGCGCGGTCTCCGTCGTCTCCGGTAACATCCGTGGCCAGACCAACACGCTGCCGCTGCATATCGAGCTGCTGTATCACGACTACAACGCGGCCGGCTCCTTCGCCGCCGCATCCATTCTCGCCTGCCTCGCCATCGTGACGCTCGTCGTCAAGGTGGCGCTGGAGCGGCAGGGCGCAGGGCGCGTTCAGCGCCCCGCAGCGCTTGCCGGCGCCGACAGCATCATTCCGGAGGTCAAGCCTTGA
- a CDS encoding sulfate/molybdate ABC transporter ATP-binding protein yields MKIRLDNVVKEFETFRAVHGVSLDIGSGELVALLGPSGSGKTTILRMVAGLEYADAGAIYFGDENATDIPVRDRGVGFVFQHYALFPHMTVGENIAFGMKVSKVKRSPQAIAERVKELLDLVQLSGLKDRFPAQISGGQRQRVALARALAVDPRVLLLDEPFGALDANVRRDLRRWLRKIHDELGITTLFVTHDQEEALDLADRVVILNKGKIVQEGTPEAVCRNPADAFVMNFLGDANKLDADIRGGKAYVDAVAFDAEGVADGSGQILFRPADVSWREHGHGIAARILRVIDRPDSRRVLAMTGSGQAVEFDTVPEFPHRKGEEGFIDIRRPRVYAAA; encoded by the coding sequence TTGAAGATCCGCCTCGACAATGTGGTCAAGGAGTTCGAGACGTTTCGTGCCGTGCACGGCGTCTCGCTCGATATCGGTAGCGGCGAGCTGGTAGCGCTGCTCGGCCCGTCCGGCTCCGGCAAGACGACGATCCTGCGCATGGTCGCCGGCCTCGAATATGCCGATGCCGGTGCGATCTATTTCGGCGACGAGAACGCGACGGATATTCCGGTGCGCGATCGCGGCGTCGGCTTCGTCTTCCAGCATTACGCGCTGTTCCCGCACATGACGGTGGGCGAGAACATCGCCTTCGGCATGAAGGTCTCCAAGGTGAAGCGCTCGCCTCAGGCGATTGCCGAGCGGGTCAAGGAACTGCTCGACCTCGTGCAACTGAGCGGTCTCAAGGATCGTTTCCCCGCCCAGATTTCCGGCGGCCAGCGCCAGCGCGTGGCACTTGCCCGCGCACTTGCCGTCGATCCGCGTGTGTTGCTGCTCGACGAGCCTTTTGGCGCGCTCGACGCCAATGTGCGTCGCGACCTGCGCCGCTGGCTTCGAAAAATCCATGACGAGCTCGGCATCACCACGCTTTTCGTGACGCACGACCAGGAGGAGGCGCTCGACCTCGCTGATCGTGTCGTCATTCTCAACAAGGGCAAGATCGTGCAGGAAGGCACGCCGGAAGCGGTCTGCCGCAACCCTGCCGATGCCTTCGTGATGAATTTTCTCGGTGACGCCAACAAGCTCGATGCCGATATCCGCGGTGGCAAGGCCTATGTCGATGCAGTCGCCTTCGACGCCGAGGGCGTGGCCGATGGCAGCGGGCAGATCCTCTTCCGCCCAGCGGATGTCAGCTGGCGCGAGCACGGCCACGGCATTGCCGCGCGTATCCTGCGCGTCATCGACCGGCCGGATTCGCGCCGCGTGCTGGCTATGACCGGCAGCGGCCAGGCCGTCGAGTTCGATACGGTGCCGGAATTCCCGCACCGCAAGGGCGAGGAAGGCTTCATCGACATTCGCCGGCCGCGTGTCTACGCGGCGGCTTGA
- the argH gene encoding argininosuccinate lyase: MADGNSETKSSNQMWGGRFASGPDAIMEEINASIGFDKKLYAQDIRGSKAHAEMLAHQGIISADDKEKIVHGLDTILSEIESGQFEFSRRLEDIHMNVEARLATLIGPAAGRLHTARSRNDQVALDFRLWVKEELQKTEKALTGLIAAFLDRAEEHADTVMPGFTHLQTAQPVTFGHHCMAYVEMFGRDRQRVRHAIEHLDESPIGAAALAGTGYAIDRHMTAKALGFREPTRNSIDTVSDRDFALEFLSIAAIAAVHLSRLAEEIVIWSTPQFGFIRLSDAFSTGSSIMPQKKNPDAAELVRAKTGRINGSLIALLTVMKGLPLAYSKDMQEDKEQVFDAAESIELAIAAMTGMVRDMTIRTDKMKAAAGSGYSTATDLADWLVREAGLPFRDAHHVTGRAVALAESNGCDLAELSLEDLQAIHASITADIFNVLTVEASVASRKSYGGTAPSEVRKQIAWWRQRN, from the coding sequence ATGGCTGACGGCAATTCCGAGACGAAATCCTCGAACCAGATGTGGGGCGGCCGGTTCGCCTCGGGACCGGATGCGATCATGGAGGAGATAAATGCCTCCATCGGCTTCGACAAGAAGCTTTACGCCCAGGACATCCGCGGCTCAAAGGCGCATGCCGAAATGCTCGCCCATCAGGGCATTATTTCGGCGGACGATAAGGAAAAGATCGTTCACGGTCTCGACACGATCCTGTCAGAGATCGAAAGCGGCCAGTTCGAGTTCTCGCGCCGTCTCGAAGACATCCATATGAACGTCGAGGCGCGCCTCGCGACGCTGATCGGCCCGGCCGCCGGCCGCCTGCACACCGCCCGTTCGCGCAACGACCAGGTGGCGCTCGATTTCCGCCTCTGGGTGAAGGAAGAGCTGCAGAAGACGGAAAAGGCGCTGACCGGCCTGATCGCCGCCTTCCTTGATCGCGCGGAAGAGCATGCCGACACCGTCATGCCAGGCTTTACCCATCTCCAGACGGCGCAGCCGGTGACCTTCGGGCACCATTGCATGGCCTATGTGGAAATGTTCGGCCGCGACCGCCAGCGCGTGCGCCACGCCATCGAACATCTCGACGAGAGCCCGATCGGCGCCGCAGCACTCGCTGGAACCGGCTATGCCATCGACCGGCACATGACGGCCAAGGCGCTCGGTTTCCGCGAGCCGACGCGCAACTCGATCGACACCGTGTCGGACCGCGATTTTGCGCTGGAATTCCTGTCGATCGCCGCGATCGCCGCGGTGCATCTGTCGCGCCTTGCGGAAGAGATCGTCATCTGGTCGACGCCGCAGTTCGGTTTCATCCGCCTGTCGGATGCCTTCTCCACCGGTTCCTCGATCATGCCGCAGAAGAAGAACCCCGACGCCGCCGAGCTGGTGCGTGCCAAGACCGGCCGCATCAACGGCTCGCTGATCGCGCTGCTCACCGTCATGAAGGGCCTGCCGCTTGCCTATTCCAAGGACATGCAGGAAGACAAGGAACAGGTCTTTGACGCGGCCGAAAGCATCGAACTGGCGATTGCCGCGATGACCGGCATGGTGCGCGACATGACGATCCGCACGGACAAGATGAAGGCGGCGGCTGGCTCCGGCTATTCCACCGCCACCGACCTTGCCGACTGGCTGGTGCGCGAGGCGGGGCTTCCCTTCCGCGACGCTCACCATGTGACGGGCCGCGCCGTGGCGCTTGCGGAGAGCAACGGCTGCGACCTCGCCGAATTGTCGCTGGAGGACCTGCAGGCGATCCACGCCTCGATCACCGCTGATATCTTCAACGTGCTGACGGTCGAGGCCTCGGTCGCCAGCCGGAAGAGCTATGGCGGCACCGCACCTTCCGAAGTCAGGAAGCAGATCGCCTGGTGGCGGCAGCGGAACTGA
- a CDS encoding TlpA disulfide reductase family protein — protein sequence MTVKKKLGLPATKLIAIAGLAGLLAGGAAIYVKESLSGNGAVASADPAACAAAAEKAAAITPFSKGQVAAMRTVDEHRPLPDLVFDGPDGKKKTIADFAGKTLLVNLWATWCGPCREEMPALNALEKELGSDKFEVVAINIDTGDDEKPKAFLTETGVNDLGYYRDASMGVFNTLKKEGLAFGLPVTLLMDDKGCLISAMNGPAAWDSEDAKALINAALATPKS from the coding sequence ATGACAGTGAAGAAGAAACTCGGCCTGCCCGCCACGAAGCTGATCGCCATCGCGGGACTGGCCGGACTTCTCGCCGGTGGTGCAGCGATATACGTGAAGGAAAGCCTGTCTGGCAATGGCGCGGTGGCCTCGGCCGATCCCGCCGCCTGCGCCGCCGCTGCCGAAAAAGCAGCAGCCATCACGCCCTTCTCGAAGGGCCAGGTCGCCGCCATGCGCACCGTCGATGAACATCGTCCGCTGCCCGACCTCGTCTTTGACGGACCGGACGGCAAGAAGAAAACGATCGCCGACTTCGCCGGCAAGACCCTGCTCGTCAATCTCTGGGCCACCTGGTGCGGACCCTGCCGCGAGGAAATGCCGGCACTCAACGCGCTCGAAAAGGAGCTCGGCAGCGATAAATTCGAGGTCGTGGCGATCAATATCGACACCGGTGACGACGAGAAGCCGAAAGCCTTCCTCACCGAAACGGGCGTCAACGACCTCGGCTACTATCGCGATGCGTCGATGGGCGTCTTCAACACGCTGAAGAAGGAAGGCCTCGCCTTCGGTTTGCCCGTCACCCTGCTGATGGACGACAAGGGCTGCCTGATCTCCGCCATGAACGGCCCCGCCGCCTGGGACAGCGAGGACGCCAAGGCCTTGATCAACGCCGCGCTGGCGACACCGAAGAGCTGA
- the cysT gene encoding sulfate ABC transporter permease subunit CysT — protein MRRRVLPGLPLALGITLVYVAIIVVLPLAALVFKAASLGPADYWRIISSDRAFASYRVTVLCALAATVFNLVFGMALAWVLVRYRFPGRRLVDALVDLPFALPTAVAGIALTTLFATNGWFGAPLSLLGIKVAYTQLGIIVAMSFTSIPFIVRTVQPVLEELDPALEEAGQTLGASDLSIFVGVILPLLTPALLAGVSLSFARSLGEFGAIIFIAGNQPFSTEITALLAFIRLEEYDYPASAAIASVMLLTAFVMLAITNLMQARALRYTVRG, from the coding sequence TTGAGACGGCGTGTACTGCCCGGATTGCCGCTCGCGCTCGGCATCACCCTTGTCTATGTGGCCATCATCGTGGTGCTGCCGCTGGCTGCGCTCGTCTTCAAGGCGGCAAGCCTCGGGCCGGCGGATTACTGGCGCATCATTTCGTCGGATCGCGCCTTTGCCAGCTACCGCGTAACGGTGCTCTGTGCGCTCGCCGCAACGGTCTTCAACCTCGTCTTCGGCATGGCGCTCGCCTGGGTGCTGGTGCGTTATCGCTTCCCGGGCCGCCGGCTGGTCGATGCGCTGGTCGACCTGCCATTCGCGCTGCCGACGGCGGTTGCGGGCATTGCGCTCACCACGCTGTTTGCCACCAACGGCTGGTTCGGCGCGCCGCTGTCGCTTCTCGGCATTAAGGTCGCCTATACGCAGCTTGGCATCATCGTCGCGATGAGCTTCACCAGCATTCCCTTCATCGTACGCACCGTGCAGCCGGTGCTGGAAGAGCTGGATCCGGCGCTGGAGGAGGCCGGGCAGACGCTGGGCGCCAGTGACCTCTCGATCTTCGTCGGCGTCATCCTGCCGCTTCTGACACCGGCACTGCTCGCCGGCGTGTCGCTCTCCTTCGCGCGCAGCCTCGGCGAGTTCGGCGCCATCATCTTCATCGCCGGCAACCAGCCGTTCTCGACGGAAATTACCGCACTCCTCGCCTTCATCCGGCTCGAGGAATACGACTATCCGGCCTCCGCCGCGATCGCCTCCGTCATGCTGCTGACGGCCTTCGTGATGCTCGCCATCACCAACCTGATGCAGGCGCGTGCCCTGCGCTACACGGTGCGGGGCTGA